From Streptomyces qinzhouensis, one genomic window encodes:
- a CDS encoding lysine N(6)-hydroxylase/L-ornithine N(5)-oxygenase family protein, producing MPSSTWERTLSTPLEPPAEPYDFIGIGLGPFNLGLACLTEPIEELNGLFLDSKPDFEWHSGMFLEGSHLQTPFMSDLVTLADPTSPYSFLNYLKQSGRLYPFYIRENFYPLRTEYNDYCRWAAARLTNVRFSTTVTRVEHNGELYEVRTESGEVLRARRIVLGTGTPPYTPECCRDLGGDFLHNSAYLPNKEALQAKESITLVGSGQSAAEIYYDLLSEIDVHGYRLNWVTRSPRFFPLEYTKLTLEMTSPEYIDYFHALPESTRYRLESQQKGLFKGIDGDLIDAIFDLLYQKNLKGPVPTRLLTNSALNDVSYDEASGSYTLALRQEEQGKEYELSTEGLILATGYKYVVPEFLAPVHDRLRWDGQGRFDVARNYSVDTTGREVFLQNAGVHTHSITSPDLGMGAYRNAYIIGEMLGTEYYAVEKSIAFQEFSV from the coding sequence ATGCCGAGCAGTACCTGGGAGAGAACCTTGTCCACGCCTCTTGAGCCCCCCGCCGAACCCTATGACTTCATCGGGATCGGGCTCGGCCCCTTCAATCTGGGTCTGGCCTGCCTCACCGAGCCCATCGAGGAGCTGAACGGGCTCTTCCTGGACTCCAAGCCCGACTTCGAATGGCATTCGGGCATGTTCCTGGAGGGCTCCCACCTCCAGACGCCGTTCATGTCGGACCTGGTCACCCTGGCCGATCCGACCTCCCCGTACTCCTTCCTCAACTATCTGAAGCAGTCCGGGCGGCTCTATCCGTTCTACATCCGCGAGAACTTCTATCCGCTGCGGACCGAGTACAACGACTACTGCCGCTGGGCCGCGGCCCGGCTGACCAACGTCCGGTTCAGCACCACGGTCACCCGCGTCGAGCACAACGGCGAGCTGTACGAGGTCCGCACCGAGAGCGGCGAGGTGCTGCGCGCCCGCCGGATCGTGCTCGGCACCGGCACCCCGCCGTACACCCCGGAGTGCTGCCGTGATCTGGGCGGCGACTTCCTCCACAACTCGGCCTACCTCCCCAACAAGGAGGCCCTCCAGGCCAAGGAGTCGATCACGCTGGTCGGCAGCGGCCAGAGCGCCGCGGAGATCTACTACGACCTGCTCTCCGAGATCGACGTCCACGGCTACCGGCTCAACTGGGTGACCCGCTCCCCGCGCTTCTTCCCGCTGGAGTACACCAAGCTGACCCTGGAGATGACCTCTCCCGAATACATCGACTACTTCCACGCCCTGCCGGAGAGCACCCGCTATCGGCTGGAATCGCAGCAGAAGGGCCTCTTCAAGGGCATCGACGGGGATCTGATCGACGCGATCTTCGACCTGCTCTACCAGAAGAACCTCAAGGGCCCGGTCCCGACCCGGCTGCTCACCAACTCCGCCCTCAACGACGTCTCCTACGACGAGGCGTCCGGCTCCTACACCCTGGCGCTGCGCCAGGAGGAGCAGGGCAAGGAGTACGAGCTGAGCACCGAGGGCCTGATCCTGGCGACCGGCTACAAGTACGTCGTCCCCGAATTCCTCGCCCCCGTGCACGACCGCCTCCGCTGGGACGGACAGGGCCGTTTCGACGTCGCCCGCAACTACTCCGTCGACACCACCGGCCGTGAGGTCTTCCTCCAGAACGCGGGCGTGCACACGCACTCCATCACCTCACCCGACCTGGGCATGGGTGCGTACCGCAATGCCTACATCATCGGCGAGATGCTCGGTACCGAGTACTACGCCGTGGAAAAGTCCATCGCGTTCCAGGAGTTCTCCGTATGA
- a CDS encoding DUF4429 domain-containing protein produces MAEIIQKDGTWSFDGDSVRIVPGSDKGVGVLRQALGELNVPLEAIAGVSYEPGRKSGRLRLRLRGGADPLLQLAGGRLKESWDPYALSVEADRAGVAEYFVDEVRNALLIEQIGTDQVDRYLMPGPSIPVTASAGDGTAEFDGDQIRLSWNWKTEDAKASGGPRTISIGDVEGVDWLPAATLESGYLRFTVARISSSAPAKHDPHAIDLWGFRKDPLMGLVGAAVVARLPHPYAPKASAAPELPPAGTAPAEDHDTLLRRLRELGELHRSGILTDEEFSTAKQAVLKRL; encoded by the coding sequence ATGGCGGAAATCATTCAAAAGGACGGGACCTGGAGCTTCGACGGGGACTCCGTGCGCATCGTGCCCGGCTCCGACAAGGGTGTCGGCGTGCTGCGCCAGGCCCTCGGGGAGCTGAATGTGCCGCTGGAGGCCATCGCCGGGGTGTCCTACGAGCCGGGGCGGAAGTCCGGGCGGCTGCGGCTGCGGCTGCGCGGCGGCGCCGATCCGCTGCTCCAGCTCGCCGGCGGCCGTCTCAAGGAGAGCTGGGACCCCTATGCCCTCAGTGTCGAGGCGGACCGCGCCGGGGTGGCCGAGTACTTCGTGGACGAGGTCCGCAACGCCCTGCTGATCGAACAGATCGGCACCGATCAGGTCGACCGCTATCTGATGCCGGGGCCCTCGATCCCGGTCACCGCGTCGGCGGGCGACGGCACGGCCGAGTTCGACGGCGACCAGATCCGGCTCTCGTGGAACTGGAAGACCGAGGACGCCAAGGCCTCCGGCGGGCCGCGCACCATCAGTATCGGGGATGTCGAGGGCGTGGACTGGCTGCCGGCCGCCACCCTGGAGAGCGGCTACCTCCGCTTCACCGTGGCAAGGATCAGCTCCTCCGCACCGGCCAAGCACGATCCGCACGCCATCGACCTGTGGGGCTTCCGGAAGGACCCCCTGATGGGTCTGGTGGGCGCCGCCGTGGTGGCAAGGCTGCCGCATCCGTACGCCCCCAAGGCATCCGCGGCTCCCGAGTTGCCCCCGGCCGGGACCGCCCCGGCGGAGGATCACGACACCCTGCTGCGGCGGCTCCGGGAGCTGGGCGAACTGCACCGCTCGGGCATCCTCACCGACGAGGAGTTCAGCACCGCCAAACAGGCCGTACTGAAGCGCCTCTGA
- a CDS encoding GNAT family N-acetyltransferase — MTAPDPLSFTVRPLDPLADAPLVHRWVTHPKSGFWQMSDFDLEQVERAYSAITAHPHHHAFIGETESGDPVFLMESYDPAEVELVGLYDALPGDAGMHFLVAPADTPVHGFTRAVITAVLRKLFDDPETLRVVVEPDVRNAAVHALNAYAGFEIAGRIRTPEKEAYLSFCTRKAFENSAAMADRPAVGR, encoded by the coding sequence ATGACCGCCCCCGATCCGCTGAGCTTCACCGTACGACCGCTCGACCCGCTCGCCGACGCACCGCTGGTGCACCGGTGGGTGACCCACCCCAAGTCCGGCTTCTGGCAGATGTCGGACTTCGACCTGGAGCAGGTCGAACGGGCGTACTCGGCGATCACGGCACACCCGCACCACCATGCCTTCATCGGGGAGACCGAGTCCGGTGACCCGGTCTTCCTGATGGAGAGCTACGACCCGGCCGAGGTCGAACTGGTGGGGCTGTACGACGCCCTGCCGGGCGACGCCGGGATGCACTTCCTGGTGGCACCGGCCGACACCCCGGTGCACGGTTTCACCCGGGCCGTGATCACGGCCGTGCTGAGGAAGCTGTTCGACGATCCCGAGACCCTGCGGGTCGTCGTCGAGCCGGACGTCCGCAACGCCGCCGTCCACGCCCTCAACGCCTACGCGGGCTTCGAGATCGCCGGCCGGATCCGCACCCCGGAGAAGGAGGCGTATCTCAGCTTCTGCACCCGGAAGGCGTTCGAGAACAGCGCCGCCATGGCGGACCGTCCGGCGGTGGGACGATGA
- a CDS encoding helix-turn-helix domain-containing protein, with the protein MSQDSAAPEAARKLSGRRRREVVAVLLFSGGPIFESSIPLSVFGIDRQDAGVPRYRLLVCAGEEGPLRTTGGLELTAPYGLEAISRAGTVVVPAWRSITSPPPPEALDALRRAHEEGARIVGLCTGAFVLAAAGLLDGRPATTHWMYAPTLAKRYPSVHVDPRELFVDDGDVLTSAGTAAGIDLCLHIVRTDHGTEAAGALARRLVVPPRRSGGQERYLDRSLPEEIGSDPLAEVVSWALEHLHEQFDVETLAARAYMSRRTFDRRFRSLTGSAPLQWLITQRVLQAQRLLETSDYSVDEVAGRCGFRSPVALRGHFRRQLGSSPAAYRAAYRVRRPQGEPAPPSMVESVVPSQARRAPGGPPGLPPELGKPSHGAYAAGPGRPSLPGQRSAP; encoded by the coding sequence ATGAGTCAGGACTCCGCCGCACCGGAGGCAGCACGAAAGCTCTCCGGGCGTCGGCGCCGGGAAGTCGTCGCGGTACTGCTGTTCAGCGGCGGTCCCATCTTCGAGAGTTCCATACCGCTCTCGGTGTTCGGTATCGACCGCCAGGACGCCGGGGTACCCCGCTACCGACTGCTCGTCTGCGCAGGCGAGGAGGGACCGCTGCGGACCACCGGCGGCCTCGAACTCACCGCGCCGTACGGTCTGGAAGCAATCAGCCGGGCAGGGACCGTCGTCGTCCCGGCATGGCGTTCCATCACATCACCGCCGCCGCCCGAGGCGCTCGACGCACTGCGCCGGGCCCATGAGGAAGGCGCCCGGATCGTCGGACTGTGCACGGGGGCCTTCGTGCTCGCCGCGGCCGGTCTGCTGGACGGCCGGCCGGCCACGACGCACTGGATGTACGCGCCGACGCTGGCCAAGCGGTATCCGTCCGTACATGTGGATCCGCGGGAGCTCTTCGTCGACGACGGCGATGTGCTCACTTCGGCCGGAACGGCCGCCGGAATCGACCTGTGTTTGCACATCGTGCGTACTGATCACGGTACGGAGGCCGCCGGGGCGCTTGCCCGCAGGCTGGTCGTCCCGCCGCGGCGCAGCGGCGGGCAGGAACGCTATCTGGACAGGTCTTTACCAGAGGAAATCGGGTCGGACCCGCTGGCCGAGGTCGTCTCGTGGGCGCTGGAGCACCTTCACGAACAGTTCGATGTGGAGACTCTGGCGGCCCGGGCGTACATGAGCCGCCGCACGTTCGACCGGCGATTCCGTTCCCTGACCGGCAGTGCGCCGCTCCAGTGGCTGATCACCCAGCGGGTGCTCCAGGCCCAGCGGCTGCTGGAGACCTCGGACTACTCGGTGGACGAGGTCGCGGGCCGCTGCGGCTTCCGGTCGCCGGTGGCGCTGCGGGGCCACTTCCGGCGTCAGCTCGGCTCGTCCCCGGCCGCCTACCGGGCGGCGTACCGGGTCCGGCGCCCCCAGGGCGAACCGGCTCCGCCTTCGATGGTCGAGTCCGTGGTTCCGTCACAGGCCAGACGGGCCCCGGGCGGCCCGCCGGGGCTGCCGCCGGAGCTGGGAAAGCCCTCGCACGGCGCTTATGCGGCAGGACCGGGGCGCCCGAGTCTGCCGGGCCAGCGGAGTGCGCCATAA
- the orn gene encoding oligoribonuclease, protein MNDRMVWIDCEMTGLSLADDALIEVAALVTDSELNVLGEGVDIVIRPPDAALETMPEVVRQMHTASGLLGELAGGTTLADAEAQVLAYIREHVKEPRKAPLCGNSVGTDRGFLARDMSALEQYLHYRIVDVSSVKELARRWYPRAYFNSPEKNGNHRALADIRESIAELRYYREAVFVPQPGPDSETAKAIAAKHVVSSG, encoded by the coding sequence ATGAACGATCGCATGGTGTGGATCGACTGCGAGATGACCGGGCTCTCGCTGGCCGACGACGCACTCATTGAGGTGGCCGCACTGGTCACCGACTCGGAACTGAACGTGCTCGGTGAAGGGGTGGACATCGTGATCCGCCCACCGGACGCGGCGCTGGAGACCATGCCCGAGGTGGTGCGGCAGATGCACACCGCCTCGGGTCTCCTCGGCGAACTCGCCGGGGGGACCACCCTGGCCGATGCCGAGGCCCAGGTCCTGGCGTATATCCGCGAGCATGTGAAGGAGCCCCGTAAGGCCCCGCTCTGCGGGAACTCGGTGGGCACGGACCGCGGCTTCCTGGCCCGGGACATGTCCGCGCTGGAGCAGTACCTCCACTACCGGATCGTGGACGTCTCCTCGGTGAAGGAGCTGGCCAGGCGCTGGTACCCGAGGGCGTACTTCAACAGTCCCGAGAAGAACGGCAACCACCGGGCGCTGGCGGATATCCGCGAGTCCATCGCCGAGCTGCGGTACTACCGCGAGGCGGTCTTCGTACCGCAGCCCGGCCCGGACTCCGAGACCGCGAAGGCGATCGCGGCGAAGCATGTGGTGTCCTCGGGCTGA
- a CDS encoding IucA/IucC family protein: MTADAVAHLTPGLWERANRLLVRKALSEFAHERLLTPEPLDEAGTYRVLADDGTVEYRFTARLRALDHWDIAEESMVRSRAGELLPLDATDLCIELRAALGLSDTVLPVYLEEISATLAGTAYKLSREPVSSAELTRAGFQAVETGMTEGHPCFVANNGRLGFGVHEFHSYAPEAASPVRLIWLAAHRERTTFTSGADLDYETLVREELGEETLARFAALLTGQGLDPDDYYLLPVHPWQWWNKLSVTFAAEVAERRLVFLGPGDDEYLAQQSIRTFFNTTAPHKHYVKTALSVLNMGFMRGLSAAYMEATPAINDWLAGLIEQDPVLKEAGFSIIREHAAIGYRHRQYELATDRYSPYRKMLAALWRESPVPSLGPGESLATMASLLHIDRDGASFAGALIDASGLSPADWLRDYLRAYLVPVLHSFYAYDLAYMPHGENVILVLGADGTVQRAIFKDIAEEIVVMDPDAVLPPAVERVRAEIPDDMKLLSVFTDVFDCFFRFLSAALAAEGRMDEDAFWAAVADCAREYQASVPHLADRFAEYDLFAPEFALSCLNRLQLRNNRQMVDLADPSAALQLIGTLRNPLGAVT; this comes from the coding sequence ATGACCGCCGACGCCGTCGCCCATCTGACGCCCGGACTGTGGGAGCGGGCCAACCGGCTCCTGGTCCGCAAGGCGCTGTCGGAGTTCGCCCATGAGCGGCTGCTGACGCCCGAGCCGCTGGACGAGGCGGGCACCTACCGCGTCCTCGCCGACGACGGGACCGTCGAGTACCGCTTCACCGCCCGGCTGCGGGCGCTGGACCACTGGGACATCGCCGAGGAGTCCATGGTCCGCAGCCGCGCCGGGGAACTCCTGCCGCTGGACGCCACCGATCTCTGTATCGAGCTGCGGGCGGCGCTGGGGCTGAGCGATACCGTCCTGCCGGTGTATCTGGAGGAGATCTCCGCCACCCTGGCGGGGACCGCCTACAAGCTGAGCCGGGAGCCCGTCTCCTCGGCGGAGTTGACCCGGGCCGGTTTCCAGGCCGTCGAGACCGGGATGACCGAGGGCCACCCCTGTTTCGTCGCCAACAACGGACGGCTCGGCTTCGGGGTTCACGAGTTCCATTCGTACGCGCCGGAGGCGGCGAGCCCGGTCCGGCTGATCTGGCTGGCCGCCCACCGCGAGCGGACCACGTTCACCTCCGGTGCCGACCTCGACTACGAGACCCTGGTCCGCGAGGAGCTGGGCGAGGAGACCCTCGCCCGGTTCGCGGCCCTGCTCACCGGGCAGGGGCTCGACCCGGACGACTACTATCTGCTGCCCGTCCACCCGTGGCAGTGGTGGAACAAGCTCTCCGTCACCTTCGCGGCCGAGGTCGCCGAGCGGCGTCTGGTCTTCCTCGGTCCGGGCGACGACGAGTATCTGGCCCAGCAGTCGATCCGGACCTTCTTCAACACCACCGCCCCGCACAAGCACTATGTGAAAACGGCCCTGTCCGTCCTCAACATGGGCTTTATGCGCGGCCTCTCAGCGGCCTATATGGAAGCCACCCCCGCGATCAACGACTGGCTGGCCGGGCTGATCGAGCAGGACCCGGTGCTCAAGGAGGCCGGCTTCTCGATCATCCGGGAGCACGCGGCGATCGGCTACCGCCACCGCCAGTACGAGCTGGCCACCGACCGCTACTCGCCCTACCGCAAAATGCTCGCGGCACTGTGGCGGGAGAGCCCGGTGCCGTCGCTGGGCCCGGGCGAGAGCCTGGCGACCATGGCGTCCCTGCTCCATATCGACCGGGACGGTGCGTCCTTCGCCGGTGCCCTGATCGACGCCTCGGGACTGTCGCCCGCCGACTGGCTGCGGGACTATCTGCGCGCCTATCTCGTCCCCGTACTGCACAGCTTCTACGCGTACGACCTGGCCTATATGCCCCACGGCGAGAATGTGATCCTCGTCCTCGGCGCCGACGGCACGGTCCAGCGGGCGATCTTCAAGGACATCGCGGAGGAGATCGTGGTCATGGACCCCGACGCGGTCCTGCCGCCCGCCGTGGAGCGCGTCCGGGCCGAGATCCCGGACGATATGAAGCTGCTGTCGGTCTTCACCGACGTCTTCGACTGCTTCTTCCGCTTCCTGTCGGCGGCGCTGGCCGCCGAGGGCCGGATGGACGAGGACGCCTTCTGGGCGGCGGTGGCCGACTGCGCACGGGAGTACCAGGCGTCCGTACCGCATCTGGCGGACCGGTTCGCCGAGTACGACCTGTTCGCACCCGAGTTCGCGCTCTCCTGCCTCAACCGGCTCCAGCTGCGGAACAACCGGCAGATGGTCGATCTCGCGGACCCGTCCGCCGCACTCCAGCTCATCGGCACCCTCCGCAACCCGCTGGGGGCTGTCACGTAA
- a CDS encoding beta-N-acetylhexosaminidase, protein MRLLRPRPGPLRAPRSPGPRLLGALLLVAVAATGCLGGGGDAGSGGEQSRRPPVSSAPLGNVVPAPASVSPSGPGYTLAPGAAIRIDDRPAVRAVGDYLAAILRPSTGYRLPVTPGAGSDGIQLRLDPAQRALGAEGYRLTSSWTTVSVVAREPAGLFRGVQTLRQLLPAAVEKDTRQTGVWRVPGGTITDTPRYAYRGAMLDVARHFFTVDQVKRYIDQLALYKINKMHLHLTDDQGWRITIDSWPKLTTVGGATAVGGGKGGFYTKAQYRELVAYAASRHMDVIPEIGLPGHTAAALAAYPDLSCNGFRDPVHTGLDTGFSSLCVGKEKTYDFVDDVIRELAAMTPGEYLHIGGDEADSTSKKDYRIFMDRVREIVARHGKKVIAWHEITGAGADEKVTAQYWGTDRTEKGERKRVAEAVKKGTKLILSPADRVYLDMQYTYRHPLGLSWAGRIEVDRSYDWDPARYLEDDGIPDEAVLGVEAPIWTETLVNSAQLEQMAFPRLLGVAEKGWSGGGIPWAEYEPRLAAQAGRMSALGIAFHRSPTVAWPKN, encoded by the coding sequence GTGCGACTGCTCCGACCCCGTCCCGGCCCCCTCCGGGCCCCACGCAGCCCCGGGCCGCGCCTGCTCGGCGCGCTGCTCCTCGTCGCCGTGGCGGCCACGGGGTGTCTGGGCGGTGGGGGAGACGCCGGTTCCGGCGGGGAGCAGTCCCGCCGCCCGCCGGTCTCTTCCGCGCCGCTGGGGAATGTGGTGCCCGCCCCCGCCTCCGTGAGCCCCTCCGGCCCCGGGTACACGCTCGCGCCCGGTGCCGCGATCCGGATCGACGACCGGCCCGCCGTCCGTGCCGTCGGCGACTATCTGGCCGCGATCCTCCGGCCGTCCACCGGGTATCGGCTGCCCGTGACCCCCGGGGCGGGCAGTGACGGTATCCAGTTGCGGCTGGACCCGGCCCAGCGGGCGCTGGGTGCCGAGGGCTACCGTCTGACGTCGTCGTGGACCACGGTCTCCGTGGTGGCCCGGGAGCCCGCCGGGCTCTTCCGGGGGGTCCAGACCCTGCGGCAGCTGCTTCCGGCCGCGGTGGAGAAGGACACCCGGCAGACCGGTGTCTGGCGGGTTCCCGGCGGCACGATCACCGATACCCCCCGGTACGCCTACCGCGGCGCGATGCTCGATGTCGCCCGGCACTTCTTCACGGTGGACCAGGTCAAGCGGTACATCGACCAGCTCGCCCTCTACAAGATCAACAAGATGCATCTTCATCTCACCGACGACCAGGGCTGGCGGATCACGATCGACTCCTGGCCGAAGCTGACCACTGTCGGCGGGGCCACCGCCGTCGGCGGCGGCAAGGGCGGCTTCTACACCAAGGCGCAGTACCGGGAGCTCGTGGCGTACGCGGCGAGCCGTCATATGGACGTGATCCCCGAGATCGGTCTGCCGGGTCATACGGCGGCGGCCCTCGCCGCCTATCCCGACCTGAGCTGCAACGGCTTCCGCGATCCCGTCCACACCGGTCTCGACACCGGATTCAGCTCGCTGTGCGTCGGCAAGGAGAAGACGTACGACTTCGTGGACGACGTCATCCGGGAACTGGCCGCGATGACCCCCGGCGAGTACCTCCACATCGGCGGGGACGAGGCCGACAGCACCAGTAAGAAGGACTACCGCATCTTCATGGACCGGGTGCGCGAGATCGTCGCCCGGCACGGCAAGAAGGTGATCGCCTGGCACGAGATCACCGGCGCCGGGGCCGACGAGAAGGTGACCGCCCAGTACTGGGGCACGGACCGGACGGAGAAGGGGGAGCGGAAGCGGGTCGCCGAGGCCGTGAAGAAGGGGACGAAGCTGATCCTCTCCCCGGCCGACCGGGTCTATCTGGATATGCAGTACACCTACCGGCATCCGCTGGGGCTCTCCTGGGCGGGCCGGATCGAGGTCGACCGCTCCTACGACTGGGACCCCGCCCGGTACCTGGAAGACGACGGCATACCGGACGAGGCGGTCCTCGGGGTCGAGGCCCCGATATGGACGGAGACGCTGGTCAACAGCGCGCAACTGGAACAGATGGCCTTCCCGAGGCTGCTCGGCGTGGCGGAGAAGGGCTGGTCCGGCGGGGGCATCCCCTGGGCGGAGTACGAGCCGAGGCTGGCGGCGCAGGCCGGGCGGATGTCCGCACTGGGCATCGCCTTCCACCGCTCCCCGACGGTGGCCTGGCCGAAGAACTGA
- the glmS gene encoding glutamine--fructose-6-phosphate transaminase (isomerizing), translated as MCGIVGYIGKRDVAPLLLEGLQRLEYRGYDSAGIVITGPKGGGLKLVKAKGRVRDLEARVPKRFAGTTGIAHTRWATHGAPSDENAHPHLSADEKVAVVHNGIIDNASDLRARLEADGVVFASETDTEVLTHLIARSAAETLEEKVRHALKVVEGTYGIAVMHADFTDRIVVARNGSPVVLGIGEKEMFVASDVSALVTHTRQIVTLDDGEMATLKADDFRTYTTEGSTTTATPTTVEWEAESYDMGGHDTYMHKEISEQSDAVDRVLRGRIDDRFSTVHLGGLNLDAREARSIRRVKILGCGTSYHAGMIGAGLIESLARIPADAEPASEFRYRNPVVDPDTLYIAVSQSGETYDVLAAVQELKRKGARVLGVVNVVGSAIAREADGGVYVHAGPEVCVVSTKCFTNTVVAFALLALHLGRIRDLSVSEGKRIIEGLRRLPEQITEILQAEDDIKKLAEEYAGAQSMMFIGRVRGYPVALEASLKLKEISYIHAEAYPASELKHGPLALIEPALPTVAIVPDDDLLEKNRAALEEIKARSGRILAVAHREQEKADHTIVVPKNENELDPILMGIPLQLFAYHTALAMGRDIDKPRNLAKSVTVE; from the coding sequence ATGTGCGGAATTGTCGGATACATCGGTAAGCGTGATGTGGCACCCCTGCTGCTGGAGGGTCTCCAGCGGCTGGAGTACCGGGGCTACGACTCCGCGGGCATCGTGATCACCGGCCCCAAGGGCGGTGGCCTCAAGCTGGTCAAGGCCAAGGGCCGGGTCCGCGATCTGGAGGCCCGGGTCCCCAAGCGGTTCGCCGGGACCACCGGGATCGCCCACACCCGCTGGGCCACCCACGGCGCGCCGAGCGACGAGAACGCCCACCCCCACCTCTCGGCCGACGAGAAGGTCGCCGTCGTCCACAACGGCATCATCGACAACGCCTCCGACCTGCGCGCCAGGCTGGAGGCCGACGGTGTGGTCTTCGCCTCCGAGACCGACACCGAGGTCCTCACCCATCTGATCGCCCGCTCCGCGGCCGAGACGCTGGAGGAGAAGGTCCGCCACGCCCTGAAGGTGGTCGAGGGCACCTACGGCATCGCCGTGATGCACGCCGACTTCACCGACCGGATCGTGGTCGCCCGCAACGGCTCCCCCGTCGTCCTCGGCATCGGCGAGAAGGAGATGTTCGTCGCCTCCGACGTCTCCGCCCTGGTCACCCACACCCGCCAGATCGTCACCCTCGACGACGGCGAGATGGCCACCCTCAAGGCCGACGACTTCCGGACCTACACCACCGAGGGGTCCACCACGACGGCGACGCCGACCACCGTGGAGTGGGAGGCCGAGTCGTACGACATGGGCGGCCACGACACGTATATGCACAAGGAGATCAGCGAGCAGTCCGACGCGGTCGACCGGGTGCTGCGCGGCCGAATCGACGACCGGTTCTCCACCGTGCACCTGGGCGGCCTCAACCTCGACGCCCGCGAGGCCCGCTCCATCCGCCGGGTCAAGATCCTCGGCTGCGGCACCTCGTACCACGCGGGCATGATCGGCGCCGGACTGATCGAATCGCTGGCCCGGATCCCCGCGGACGCCGAACCCGCCTCCGAGTTCCGCTACCGCAACCCGGTCGTCGACCCCGACACCCTCTACATCGCCGTCTCGCAGTCCGGCGAGACCTATGACGTCCTGGCCGCCGTCCAGGAGCTGAAGCGCAAGGGCGCCCGGGTGCTCGGTGTGGTCAACGTGGTCGGCTCGGCGATCGCCCGGGAGGCCGACGGCGGCGTCTACGTCCACGCGGGCCCCGAGGTCTGTGTGGTCTCCACCAAGTGCTTCACCAACACCGTCGTCGCCTTCGCGCTGCTCGCGCTGCACCTCGGCCGGATCCGTGATCTCTCGGTATCCGAGGGCAAGCGGATCATCGAGGGGCTGCGCAGGCTGCCGGAGCAGATCACGGAGATCCTCCAGGCCGAGGACGACATCAAGAAGCTGGCCGAGGAGTACGCGGGCGCCCAGTCGATGATGTTCATCGGACGGGTACGCGGCTATCCGGTGGCGCTGGAGGCTTCGCTGAAGCTCAAGGAGATCTCGTACATCCACGCCGAGGCCTACCCGGCGTCCGAGCTGAAGCACGGTCCGCTGGCGCTGATCGAGCCCGCGCTGCCGACGGTCGCGATCGTCCCCGACGACGATCTGCTGGAGAAGAACCGCGCCGCGCTGGAGGAGATCAAGGCCCGCAGCGGCCGGATCCTGGCCGTCGCCCACCGGGAGCAGGAGAAGGCCGATCACACGATCGTCGTCCCGAAGAACGAGAACGAGCTGGACCCGATCCTGATGGGCATCCCGCTCCAGCTCTTCGCCTACCACACGGCCCTGGCCATGGGCCGGGACATCGACAAGCCGCGCAACCTGGCGAAGTCCGTCACCGTGGAGTGA
- a CDS encoding universal stress protein, giving the protein MAGHEIPEPADRKQVADPLSDLQAAEEVRPSCDPAFRHGVVVGFDGSTSSERALAYAIGMARRSGSGLIIVHVANRLPTTVWAGCEPPVFVDVPDHRTEVLGLELACADYLSEVPWILVERGGDICHELEEVGREYSADAIVVGSTHGIVGRIFGSVAGRLARRAQRPVVVIP; this is encoded by the coding sequence ATGGCCGGTCATGAGATCCCCGAACCCGCGGACCGCAAGCAGGTAGCCGACCCTCTGTCGGATCTGCAAGCGGCGGAAGAAGTGCGCCCTTCCTGCGATCCTGCGTTCCGTCACGGCGTCGTCGTCGGCTTCGACGGCTCGACCTCCAGTGAGCGGGCGCTCGCCTACGCCATCGGCATGGCCCGGCGCTCCGGTTCGGGCCTGATCATCGTCCATGTCGCCAACCGGCTGCCGACCACGGTCTGGGCGGGCTGTGAGCCCCCCGTCTTCGTCGACGTTCCCGACCACCGCACCGAGGTCCTCGGTCTTGAGCTGGCGTGCGCCGACTATCTCTCCGAGGTCCCGTGGATCCTGGTGGAGCGCGGTGGCGACATCTGTCATGAGCTGGAGGAGGTCGGCAGGGAGTACTCGGCCGACGCCATCGTCGTCGGTTCGACGCACGGGATCGTGGGACGGATCTTCGGCTCGGTCGCGGGCCGGCTGGCCCGGCGGGCACAGCGCCCCGTCGTCGTCATTCCCTGA